The following nucleotide sequence is from uncultured Draconibacterium sp..
AAGTCTTCCGCCAAGAAATCGCGGCATCGTTGTTAAGTTGCTAAATGGAATATGAATTGACCTGAAAATACAAAAAATGAACCAGGTCAAAAGAATTCCAATCAAGATATTATCTTTTGCACTAAAACATGCCGAATTAATAACCGGAAATTTAATGAGACCAACAATTATTATGATGTATGATAATGTATTAAACAGTAATCTATAGTGTTGCGCATTCAGGTTTAAACCTAAAACAAGAATAAAGGTTGCTATTATAGTACTACAATACAGCAGAATAATGCTATTCTTAAAATAATCTACCACTTTGTCAATACCTTTTAGTTTTATCATTATTCAGGATAGCAGGGAGTTAACCAACTTATCCCCCTGTTAAGGTTGTTTTGTTTCCGTTGTTTTCAATAATATCTATTATGCGATTAACGAATAGTGAGGAAATTTTTGCAGCAAACTTTTTGTTAGGGTGGGGGTCGTTTATCGAATTTGCATATTCAGGTTTTATAAAAAAATCTCCATCGGTTTCAAGTTCTCTAAAATCCCATATAAATATATTGTCATTCTTCTCATCCCATTCTTTAATCATCCAGTCACTAAACAAGTTTGCCCTATTTGCAATGTCTTCTGTGGTTGCATTTTTAACTAAAGCGGGGGGTGTCCATACAATAAACTTCGTAGTTGAAAACTCATGCATTTTCTTTTTTAGTGCATTGTACTGTAGCTTGTAATTTTCCAGTGTTTTTATCTTTGAATTTACGTTCGGATGTCCATCATTCTCTATAATACTGGAAACAGGAAAGCAGTGTTTCCAGATTATTATATCGTAAGTTTTGGTAAGTATTTCCAAAGTCGGTTCTTCCTGAAAGAGTGAGTCACCTGCATGCTTAACCCAAATGTTATAATAATCATATGGGTAGTTTTTCCACCCGTACGGTTTCTTCTTCGGGAAGTTCTGTGCATAAAATTCATATTGGGTATTATGTAGGGCATTGTACTTTTGAAATAACCTTTTAACATCTCCTCTCTTTGTTATTTTATACCATATTTTATTATGATTTCCCCTTAATATATTCTTTCCGATACTATGATGCAAAAAGAGGATTTTAGTACTGTTATTCTCTTTCATACTGGTATCGTTTTTACATTCAACAAACAGAACTATAATTATTGCCAAGAGCCAAACTGCACGTGTTTTCATTGAATGTATTGGTTGTAGCATAGGTGTAAATAAAATTAAAACTTGTTTACGGGGATTTTTGAACGAACTGCGAATGCAATAAACATTATTAAACCAGCGTATTATGTGGCTTTTACTTTTTTACCTGCAGAATTGATCTTCATCCCCTTCGCGAATTCAATGGTCTGAGGAATTTTATGACGATCAAGTTTTTCTCTGCAGAATGATTTCAGAACTTCTGCTGTTACAATCTGCTTTGCATTTTCTTTCAAAACTATTGTTGCTTTTATGGCTTCACCGGTTATATCATCATCAATTGCATCAATGGTACAGTCTACAACATCAGGGAAAGAAACAAGAACTTCCTCAATTTCTTTAGGACTGATTCGTCTTCCTGCCACTTTAATAATTTCTTTTTTTCGTGCAGTCAGGTAAATGTATCCGTCGCTGTCAATGGTACCAACATCGCCGGTATATAACCATCCATCTTTTAGTGTCTTTTTTGTACTTTCAGCATCTTTATAATATCCCAGCATGATATTATCACCTTTTGCGATAATTTCACCAATCTCTCCAGCTTGTATTTGTTGTCCGGTTTCATTTACAACCTTTAGCTGAACATCCGGGATACCGTGTCCAATGGAGCCCAATTTGTCATTTAAATCATCCGGATTGAGGTACGAAAGCCGTGCGGTAGCTTCGGTTTGTCCATACATTACATAAAATTTGATGTCGGGGAAACAACGAATAAATTCGGAAATGAATGTATTGTGTAGTTTACCACCAGCCTGAGTAACATATCGCAGTGTTGGGAATTTCCCTTTTTTAAAACTTTCTGATTTTCGTAGCAGGATTTGAAAATGACTTGGAACACCAGCAAATCCTGTACATTTATATTTATTTATATCATTTAGTACAGTTCCAAGAAATATAAAAGTATTATTTAAAACCATGGAACCGCCAACCCTTAAATGGGTGTGGAGAAGTGAAAGCCCGTAACAATAGAAAAAAGGCAGTACAACTTCCATAATATCTTTTTGAGAGAGTTTAAGGTATTTTATAATAGAATTTGTGTTGGCAATAATATTTTTATGGCTTAATACTACACCTTTTTGTTTGCCGGTTGAACCAGATGTGAAAATAATTTGTGCCG
It contains:
- a CDS encoding AMP-binding protein — its product is MNATQYLFEKTARLDKDFVLGNKETISYSSLYEQSSKMATYLSKKFGSQKNILLVSNNNRFFLVCYFGIMLSGNVCVPLNPSIEIGNFHYIAEKSESVLYFLEKRLGNKLNLPLIQTITDTEYLDLISNESQYQNNDTFDSNLSAQIIFTSGSTGKQKGVVLSHKNIIANTNSIIKYLKLSQKDIMEVVLPFFYCYGLSLLHTHLRVGGSMVLNNTFIFLGTVLNDINKYKCTGFAGVPSHFQILLRKSESFKKGKFPTLRYVTQAGGKLHNTFISEFIRCFPDIKFYVMYGQTEATARLSYLNPDDLNDKLGSIGHGIPDVQLKVVNETGQQIQAGEIGEIIAKGDNIMLGYYKDAESTKKTLKDGWLYTGDVGTIDSDGYIYLTARKKEIIKVAGRRISPKEIEEVLVSFPDVVDCTIDAIDDDITGEAIKATIVLKENAKQIVTAEVLKSFCREKLDRHKIPQTIEFAKGMKINSAGKKVKAT